A window of Haloarcula sp. H-GB4 contains these coding sequences:
- a CDS encoding biotin/lipoate A/B protein ligase family protein codes for MSLADLDWRVIGEETRPGPMTMALEAAAAETVAAGGPATVRVYTWPDTLSLGYGQDPDTIDWAFCEREDVGVTRRPTGGGAIYHDSVADISYGIIAPADAVPGDLMECYEQFCEPVLDAFERMGVDASFADDERSAVHQPACYLRQLHPAHDIVGPDGRKLSGNAQYRQKNAVIQHGSLSVSLRPDRHCGCFTADPDSERFTERVGAIDEYTDIDRAEAVETLRSTLAEWVDASAGSWTDDELARAREHAKEKYDADEWIRRLP; via the coding sequence ATGTCACTGGCCGACCTGGATTGGCGCGTCATCGGCGAGGAAACACGACCCGGACCGATGACGATGGCACTGGAAGCGGCCGCTGCCGAAACCGTCGCCGCGGGCGGTCCGGCAACGGTGCGGGTGTACACTTGGCCCGATACGCTGTCACTGGGCTACGGACAGGACCCGGACACGATCGACTGGGCGTTCTGCGAGCGCGAGGACGTTGGGGTAACACGGCGACCCACTGGCGGCGGCGCAATCTACCATGACAGCGTGGCGGACATCTCGTACGGCATCATCGCGCCGGCTGACGCCGTTCCGGGTGATCTGATGGAGTGTTACGAGCAGTTCTGTGAGCCCGTCCTTGACGCGTTCGAGCGTATGGGCGTCGACGCCTCCTTCGCTGACGACGAGCGGTCGGCGGTCCATCAGCCGGCCTGTTACCTGCGGCAACTCCACCCGGCCCACGATATCGTCGGTCCCGATGGTCGCAAACTCAGTGGGAACGCGCAGTACCGCCAGAAGAACGCCGTTATCCAGCACGGCTCCCTGTCTGTCTCGCTACGGCCTGACCGCCATTGCGGCTGTTTCACTGCCGACCCCGACTCGGAGCGATTCACTGAGCGCGTCGGTGCGATAGACGAATACACCGATATCGACCGCGCCGAGGCTGTCGAGACGCTCCGCTCGACACTGGCCGAGTGGGTCGACGCGTCGGCGGGATCGTGGACGGACGACGAGCTCGCACGCGCACGCGAGCACGCAAAAGAGAAATATGACGCAGACGAGTGGATTCGACGGTTGCCCTGA
- a CDS encoding cupin domain-containing protein — protein MDTVTIDDVPVERNPMEVHDIRKPVSRKLGTEHFAANYFELKPGDSFSGSLHRHHDQEEVFYIEQGQTTFEVGLDREEVDVSGGELIRFEPGEFQQGYNSGDERVIGWAFGAPGATHDWDDLESRAHCPECDAETTQSVAIADGRFELTCTECGNVQG, from the coding sequence ATGGACACAGTAACTATCGACGACGTACCGGTTGAACGGAATCCGATGGAGGTACATGACATCCGCAAGCCCGTCTCCCGAAAACTCGGGACCGAGCATTTCGCGGCGAATTACTTCGAACTCAAACCCGGTGACTCCTTCTCGGGGAGCCTTCACCGCCACCACGATCAGGAAGAGGTGTTCTACATCGAGCAGGGACAGACCACCTTCGAGGTCGGTCTCGACCGCGAGGAAGTCGACGTTTCGGGCGGCGAACTGATTCGCTTCGAACCCGGCGAGTTCCAGCAGGGGTACAACTCCGGCGACGAGCGCGTCATCGGCTGGGCCTTCGGCGCGCCCGGTGCAACTCATGACTGGGACGATCTGGAATCGAGAGCGCACTGCCCGGAGTGCGACGCGGAGACGACCCAGAGCGTCGCCATTGCTGACGGCCGGTTCGAACTCACCTGTACCGAGTGCGGGAACGTTCAGGGCTAG
- a CDS encoding helix-turn-helix domain-containing protein: MKYVTLSLWMAPEVRHPMHQFVVEHDGYEASYLLRGNDIGTDLQTLLFHVDGFPPEPYRAALEQADTVREYAISTCPDETFYLYVQDSPSATGHDLVNALTRAGLVIVSPVAYRTDGTVGLTLVGPGGTVQQAVETVPDGISVDVREVGEYDSRRLNTGAALTDRQFEAVAAAVDCGYYGNPREGGVDDVADKLGCAPGTAAEHLRKAEAHVMADILEQRPASMA, translated from the coding sequence ATGAAGTACGTCACGCTCTCGCTGTGGATGGCCCCCGAGGTCCGCCACCCGATGCACCAGTTTGTTGTCGAGCATGACGGCTACGAGGCGAGCTATCTTCTCCGGGGCAACGACATCGGTACCGACCTCCAGACGCTGCTGTTTCACGTCGACGGCTTCCCGCCGGAGCCCTACCGAGCGGCACTGGAACAGGCCGATACTGTCCGGGAGTACGCCATTTCGACGTGTCCCGACGAGACGTTCTACCTCTACGTACAGGATTCGCCGTCGGCGACCGGTCACGACCTCGTCAACGCTCTCACGCGGGCCGGTCTGGTCATCGTCTCGCCGGTCGCATACCGCACCGATGGTACTGTCGGGCTCACGCTGGTCGGTCCGGGCGGGACGGTCCAGCAGGCAGTCGAGACGGTGCCAGACGGTATCTCTGTCGACGTGCGGGAGGTGGGGGAGTACGACAGCCGCCGACTCAACACCGGTGCGGCGCTCACCGACCGGCAGTTCGAGGCTGTCGCCGCCGCCGTCGACTGTGGGTACTACGGCAACCCTCGCGAGGGCGGTGTCGACGATGTTGCCGACAAACTCGGCTGTGCACCCGGAACTGCCGCCGAACACCTTCGGAAGGCCGAGGCCCACGTGATGGCTGACATACTCGAACAGCGTCCCGCATCGATGGCGTAG
- a CDS encoding NADH-quinone oxidoreductase subunit D — MAQTVHRTDDVHPLIEPIADHVLSTERHENAPAVVIRADEVQTVLSTLRTEAGLDHCACVTAQEYADRFETIYHLRRYDDPTQELSVVVPTPRESPTSESAAPVYQTAAWHEREAYDLVGIEYEDHPDLRRILLPETWQGHPLSRDYNQDQPQIVSFREHERLLEDHREGPETMHLNMGPHHPSTHGVLHLNAQLDGEQVAAVDPDIGYIHRCEEQMCQQGTYRHQIMPYPDRWDWGGAGLLNEWAYARAAEDLADIEVPAYAQVIRTMGGELSRILSHMLAVATYALDVVGEFTATFQWGVRDRELVQDILEDLTGQRLMFNYLRLGGVAWDLPEPREAFFEKIRAFLDDLPHKLTEYHDMLTSNEILQLRTVDTGHLPAETAKAYGCTGPVARASGVDYDLRRDDPYGYYDELDWSVVTEQGGDNFSRLLVRLREVEESAKIIGQCVDLLEDWPEDDREIQANVPRTLRPDPDSEIYRAVEAAKGELGIYIRSDGTETPARFKIRGPSFSHVQALSEMARGEYVPDLVATIGSLDTIMGEVDR, encoded by the coding sequence ATGGCCCAGACAGTCCACCGAACCGACGATGTCCATCCGCTTATCGAGCCGATCGCCGACCACGTCCTCTCTACCGAACGCCACGAGAACGCCCCCGCCGTTGTCATCCGTGCCGACGAGGTCCAGACCGTCCTCTCGACGCTTCGAACTGAGGCCGGGCTGGACCACTGCGCCTGCGTGACTGCCCAGGAGTACGCCGACCGGTTCGAGACGATCTATCATCTGCGGCGCTACGACGACCCGACACAGGAACTCTCGGTCGTCGTCCCAACGCCCAGAGAGTCTCCGACCAGCGAGTCAGCCGCTCCCGTGTATCAGACGGCGGCGTGGCACGAGCGGGAGGCATACGATCTGGTCGGCATCGAGTATGAAGACCACCCCGACCTCCGACGCATTCTCCTGCCTGAGACCTGGCAGGGCCACCCGCTGAGCCGGGACTACAATCAGGACCAGCCACAGATCGTCTCCTTCCGCGAGCACGAGCGACTGCTCGAAGACCACCGCGAGGGGCCGGAGACGATGCACCTCAACATGGGGCCACACCATCCCTCGACCCACGGCGTCCTCCACCTGAACGCCCAACTCGATGGTGAGCAGGTGGCGGCCGTCGATCCCGACATCGGCTACATCCATCGCTGTGAAGAACAGATGTGTCAGCAGGGTACCTACCGCCACCAGATCATGCCGTATCCGGATCGCTGGGACTGGGGCGGGGCCGGGCTGTTGAACGAGTGGGCCTACGCCCGTGCGGCCGAGGACCTCGCCGACATCGAGGTGCCGGCGTACGCGCAGGTCATTCGGACGATGGGCGGCGAACTCTCACGTATTCTCTCGCACATGCTCGCGGTCGCGACCTACGCGCTGGACGTGGTCGGGGAGTTCACCGCCACTTTCCAGTGGGGGGTCCGAGACCGCGAACTGGTTCAGGACATCCTCGAAGACCTGACCGGCCAGCGGCTGATGTTCAACTACCTGCGGCTGGGCGGGGTCGCCTGGGATTTGCCCGAGCCCCGCGAGGCGTTCTTCGAGAAGATCCGTGCGTTCCTCGACGACCTGCCCCACAAGCTCACAGAGTACCACGATATGCTCACCAGCAACGAAATCCTCCAGCTCCGGACAGTTGATACGGGCCACCTCCCGGCTGAAACCGCGAAGGCATACGGCTGTACCGGCCCGGTCGCACGGGCCTCCGGCGTCGACTACGACCTCCGCCGGGACGATCCCTACGGCTACTACGACGAACTCGACTGGTCGGTCGTCACCGAGCAGGGCGGCGACAACTTCTCGCGCCTGCTCGTGCGCCTGCGCGAAGTGGAAGAGTCCGCGAAGATAATCGGTCAATGCGTCGACCTGCTGGAGGACTGGCCCGAGGACGACCGCGAGATACAGGCGAACGTCCCCCGCACGCTTCGGCCTGACCCTGACAGCGAAATCTACCGCGCCGTCGAGGCCGCGAAGGGCGAACTCGGCATCTACATCCGCTCGGACGGAACGGAGACACCGGCGCGGTTCAAGATCCGCGGCCCCTCCTTCTCACACGTCCAGGCGCTGTCCGAGATGGCTCGCGGTGAATATGTCCCCGACCTCGTGGCGACGATCGGCAGTCTGGACACGATCATGGGAGAGGTCGACCGATAG
- the msrA gene encoding peptide-methionine (S)-S-oxide reductase MsrA, protein MTEQATLAGGCFWCTESVFKQIDGVTDVVSGYAGGHVADPSYEAVCRGETGHAECIQITYDPDEVSYEDLLAVHFTTHTPTTKDREGNDVGTQYRSAVFYHDEAQRETVEALIEEIEPGYDSDIVTEVEPLETFYPAEEYHQNYFEKNPDQSYCQLTIPPKIEKLKEKHAELLA, encoded by the coding sequence ATGACTGAACAAGCGACACTCGCGGGCGGCTGCTTCTGGTGTACGGAATCGGTGTTCAAGCAGATCGACGGCGTGACCGATGTGGTCTCGGGCTACGCCGGCGGCCACGTCGCCGACCCCAGCTACGAGGCGGTCTGCCGCGGGGAAACGGGCCACGCCGAGTGTATCCAGATTACGTACGACCCGGACGAGGTGAGCTACGAGGACCTCCTTGCGGTCCATTTCACCACGCATACCCCGACGACGAAAGACCGGGAAGGTAACGACGTTGGCACGCAGTATCGCTCGGCTGTGTTCTACCACGACGAGGCCCAGCGCGAAACCGTCGAAGCCCTCATCGAGGAAATAGAGCCGGGCTACGACAGCGACATCGTCACCGAAGTCGAACCGCTGGAGACGTTCTATCCCGCCGAGGAGTATCATCAGAACTACTTCGAGAAGAATCCGGACCAGAGCTACTGTCAGTTGACTATCCCGCCGAAAATCGAGAAGCTCAAAGAGAAACACGCGGAACTGCTGGCATGA
- a CDS encoding thioesterase family protein → MSFEYTTEVEVRYTDIDTYGHVNNATYATYFEEARIDYLHDVVDCGEALLSGSESGTGMVIANLEVDYIQPVQISDSVAVAVRVPRLGEKSFPFEYEVRTENGVAATGETTVVTYDRDTESSRPIPDDWREAITTFEGL, encoded by the coding sequence ATGAGCTTCGAGTACACGACGGAAGTCGAGGTCCGGTACACTGATATCGACACGTACGGCCACGTCAACAACGCGACGTATGCGACCTACTTCGAGGAAGCCCGAATCGACTACCTGCACGACGTGGTCGACTGTGGCGAAGCGCTGCTCTCGGGCAGCGAGTCGGGCACCGGTATGGTCATCGCGAACCTCGAAGTCGATTACATCCAGCCGGTCCAGATCAGTGACTCAGTCGCCGTTGCCGTCCGGGTTCCACGTCTGGGTGAGAAGAGCTTCCCCTTCGAGTACGAGGTCCGGACCGAAAATGGTGTGGCTGCGACCGGGGAAACAACCGTCGTCACATACGATCGCGACACGGAATCCTCACGCCCGATTCCCGACGACTGGCGCGAGGCGATCACGACGTTCGAGGGGCTGTAG
- a CDS encoding AI-2E family transporter: MEYSTDLGRRVLLTIAGVALLLVVGLVLSEFLPTLVFTVFLYYASRPIYRRLGRLPLPDSFLNRAVPYQKQVHAAATIFFFLLPFVLLVGYTIVLVIPELQSFFGEGGLGAAYLSQFQELQGDSPPGPLANLGFSEVLAMGPAEVVDLLRNETVQSWLGRVSDTLIGSVSLLTSLLLRVFIMFAGTYYLLTDGPRLVGWFLDTFDGSGVLRKYAAAVDEELSSILFGNILNALVTGVIGIFVFSLYNLVAPGSVQIPFAPLVGALTGIGSLIPVVGMKIVYLPVAALLAVSAVVTGQTAALAWVALFLVVTLVVVDTIPDFLIRPYVSGDLTHVGLLMFAYILGPIAFGFYGIFLGPILLVLAAQFFRIIVPYIITGSVETTQTSLSEYDSAES, from the coding sequence ATGGAATACAGTACCGACCTCGGACGGCGCGTCCTCCTTACCATCGCGGGCGTAGCACTCCTCCTCGTGGTCGGGCTCGTCTTGTCCGAGTTCCTTCCAACACTCGTGTTTACGGTCTTTCTATACTACGCCAGCCGACCCATTTATCGACGGCTCGGGCGGCTCCCGCTGCCCGATTCATTCCTGAATCGGGCCGTCCCATACCAAAAGCAGGTCCATGCGGCAGCCACGATTTTCTTCTTCCTATTGCCGTTTGTGCTTCTGGTCGGCTACACGATCGTCCTCGTTATTCCCGAGTTACAGTCGTTCTTCGGCGAGGGTGGCCTGGGCGCGGCGTACCTCTCACAGTTTCAGGAGCTTCAGGGTGACTCGCCGCCGGGACCGCTCGCCAACCTTGGTTTCTCAGAGGTGCTGGCAATGGGGCCGGCCGAGGTGGTCGACCTGTTGCGAAACGAGACAGTCCAGTCGTGGCTGGGACGTGTCTCTGATACACTCATCGGCTCGGTGAGTCTGCTCACGTCGCTACTGCTTCGCGTGTTCATCATGTTTGCTGGAACGTACTACCTGCTTACCGACGGACCACGGCTTGTCGGCTGGTTCCTCGACACCTTCGACGGGTCGGGTGTTCTTCGCAAGTACGCGGCGGCAGTCGACGAGGAACTGTCCTCGATTCTCTTCGGGAACATCCTAAACGCACTGGTGACCGGCGTCATCGGAATTTTCGTGTTCTCGCTGTACAATCTGGTCGCTCCCGGCTCAGTACAGATTCCGTTTGCACCACTCGTCGGCGCACTCACCGGCATCGGCAGCCTCATTCCCGTGGTTGGGATGAAAATCGTCTACCTCCCTGTGGCTGCACTGCTTGCGGTCTCCGCGGTTGTCACAGGACAGACGGCGGCCCTGGCCTGGGTTGCCCTCTTCCTTGTGGTCACACTGGTCGTCGTCGACACCATCCCGGATTTCCTGATTCGCCCGTACGTCAGCGGCGACCTGACCCACGTCGGCCTGTTGATGTTCGCGTACATCCTTGGCCCCATCGCGTTTGGCTTCTACGGCATCTTCCTGGGTCCGATCCTACTGGTCCTCGCCGCGCAGTTCTTCCGGATTATCGTTCCCTACATCATTACGGGCTCAGTCGAAACGACGCAAACGTCACTCTCGGAATACGACTCCGCGGAGTCGTAA
- a CDS encoding DolP-mannose mannosyltransferase encodes MAPDAGIFEHLGWYLTRGGRLYVDAWEPKLPLSYETTGILALLSGGDMYRLHLLSVVLMSGAVCAIVGLVVILVYDVTGDDIVAPLAGLSMFLLPGFAVRPAYGFKAKYLLVLCGLLAIYLYTRGYPALSGVAAAASVGYWQAGVIFPLIVVGLAVQRRDMREFERVVAGGLGFTIVMLLPVFLLWHSASEMVVQVFLVPLQTEEHASLLARLVASVVHFKWASPFVLLGGLGLVHTARHCFTGNDDGVGRTEWWIPVGAAWFAFLILFVDFETGGYTDLIPGLAFVAVGLGMVATVLRDRQQTQYLGATLALVLVVNVAFLGSVGIIFTPVETPGPEPMSDLETHDLPTAYDAAEPVPDVRYIYWQQVEPSTCHYRLSVMELRWLDRTGSSVDSRCLDFGTASARLGNG; translated from the coding sequence ATGGCACCCGACGCCGGTATCTTCGAGCATCTCGGCTGGTATCTGACACGCGGCGGTCGGCTGTACGTCGACGCCTGGGAACCGAAGTTGCCACTGTCCTACGAGACGACCGGGATACTGGCATTGCTATCCGGCGGCGATATGTACCGCCTCCACCTGCTCAGTGTGGTGCTGATGAGCGGTGCGGTGTGTGCAATCGTCGGACTCGTTGTGATACTCGTCTACGACGTCACTGGCGATGATATCGTTGCGCCGCTGGCTGGTCTCTCGATGTTCCTGTTGCCGGGGTTTGCCGTCCGTCCGGCGTATGGGTTCAAAGCCAAATATCTCCTCGTACTCTGTGGGTTACTGGCGATATATCTGTACACGCGTGGCTACCCGGCATTGAGCGGTGTGGCTGCGGCAGCCAGCGTGGGATACTGGCAGGCCGGGGTCATCTTCCCGCTGATTGTGGTCGGTCTCGCAGTCCAGCGGCGCGACATGCGGGAGTTTGAGCGTGTCGTTGCCGGCGGCCTCGGTTTTACTATCGTCATGTTACTGCCGGTGTTTCTCCTCTGGCATTCGGCCTCGGAGATGGTCGTCCAGGTCTTTCTCGTCCCACTGCAAACGGAGGAACACGCGTCGTTGCTCGCTCGACTCGTCGCCAGTGTCGTCCACTTCAAGTGGGCGTCACCGTTCGTCTTGCTCGGTGGACTCGGCCTCGTTCACACTGCTCGACACTGTTTCACTGGTAATGACGATGGTGTCGGACGCACCGAATGGTGGATTCCGGTTGGCGCGGCGTGGTTCGCGTTTCTGATACTGTTCGTTGATTTCGAGACTGGTGGCTACACCGACCTCATTCCGGGGCTTGCGTTCGTCGCAGTCGGCCTCGGGATGGTTGCGACGGTGCTTCGCGACCGGCAACAGACACAGTATCTCGGCGCCACTCTTGCGCTGGTCCTCGTTGTGAACGTCGCCTTTCTTGGTAGCGTCGGCATTATCTTCACGCCCGTCGAGACACCGGGCCCAGAACCGATGTCAGATCTCGAAACTCATGATCTCCCGACAGCATATGACGCAGCCGAACCAGTACCCGACGTCCGGTACATCTACTGGCAACAGGTAGAGCCATCGACGTGTCACTACCGCCTCTCAGTGATGGAGCTACGGTGGCTCGATCGAACCGGCTCCTCGGTAGACAGTCGCTGTCTCGACTTCGGGACCGCCAGCGCCCGACTCGGGAACGGGTAG
- a CDS encoding serine/threonine-protein kinase RIO2 has protein sequence MVQNVASVMAELEPEDFHLLSGVEQGMRFSEYVAREKLTEFSRLTTEDVDYRLDRCADRGLVERKTIQYEGFKLTFEGYDTLALHTFAERDTIEGVGSPLGVGKESDVYEAQSYKPVALKYHREGYTNFREVMKEREYTADRDHVSWLYTARKAAEREYDALETLYPDVSVPQPIDTNRHAIVMEKIDGVELSRTKLEPEQVLPILDLVLKEMQTAYREGYVHADMSEYNVFVTNEGVVVFDWPQAVPTDHENARELLTRDVENIVSYFERKYPQEINNVDRDAVAEGLATDAFGSITEFTG, from the coding sequence ATGGTCCAGAACGTGGCTTCAGTGATGGCGGAGCTGGAACCCGAGGACTTCCATCTGCTCTCTGGCGTCGAACAGGGGATGCGGTTCTCGGAGTACGTCGCCCGTGAGAAGTTGACCGAGTTCTCCCGGCTGACGACGGAAGATGTCGACTACCGGCTTGACCGGTGTGCGGACCGGGGACTGGTCGAACGAAAGACCATCCAGTACGAGGGGTTCAAGCTCACTTTTGAAGGGTACGATACGCTTGCGCTGCATACTTTTGCCGAGCGCGACACTATCGAGGGAGTTGGGTCGCCGCTGGGTGTCGGCAAGGAAAGCGACGTGTACGAGGCCCAATCGTACAAACCAGTAGCGCTGAAATACCACCGCGAAGGGTACACCAATTTCCGCGAAGTGATGAAAGAGCGAGAGTACACCGCCGACCGTGACCACGTCTCCTGGCTCTACACCGCCCGGAAGGCCGCCGAGCGGGAGTACGATGCCCTCGAAACGCTGTATCCAGACGTATCAGTCCCACAGCCCATAGATACGAACCGCCATGCGATTGTCATGGAGAAGATAGACGGCGTCGAACTCTCCCGAACGAAACTCGAACCGGAACAGGTACTGCCGATTCTGGATCTCGTGCTCAAGGAGATGCAGACGGCCTATCGCGAGGGGTACGTCCACGCAGACATGAGCGAGTACAACGTCTTCGTCACGAACGAGGGCGTCGTCGTCTTCGACTGGCCTCAGGCCGTCCCAACCGACCACGAAAACGCCCGGGAACTGCTAACTCGCGATGTCGAGAACATCGTGAGCTACTTCGAGCGAAAATACCCGCAGGAAATCAACAACGTAGACAGGGACGCAGTCGCCGAAGGGCTGGCGACCGACGCGTTCGGTTCTATTACCGAATTTACTGGATAA
- a CDS encoding PAS domain S-box protein, giving the protein MTSTRDAIRLLHVDDEPDFAETAAAFLERENNRLRVETASDAEAALERLEASTFDCIVSDYDMPGRNGIEFLEAVREEYPELPLILFTGKGSEEVASDAISTGVTDYLQKEVGTDQYTLLANRVQNAVEARQTATEAERRRHRLEQILKTVPSCVVQLDRDGQFVFANQRAVDVLGLSQSELQDRTYNDPEWQIRDLDGTPIPDSELPFRQVLETGQPLSDARHTIHWPDGTEKVLSVNSAPLFDDDGAVESVVCTLTDITDKRDRKRDLQETERRLQLALEASKTGVWEWDYETDEVAWSDTLGRLMGFEPGEFGGTLSAVFDLIHPEDRAEVREKIERAVETGDIYDGEFRMIDADGNVQWGSVRGQPIEDDGSTLMLGVHHDITKHKQRERDLRIIERRLEAILENTTTPMFMKDDEGRYLFVNHGYREMTGRTDAEIVGRTDFELYPKETAEAVRANDRAVLHTGQPLEVEERIVIDGEAQQYLTTKVPIYDTGERSDPDNPVAVFGVASDITDIRKQEQELQRERDRLAEFASVVSHDLRSPLSVAQGRLELTRTTGDESHLEGIETALDRMERIIDDVLLLARQGRDIQETAPVSLHDAVADAWEMVSQDAADGTLVFADTDKRDVTITADRPRLLQLLENLLRNSVEHGSTRSPMGSDNSVKQESAEPRSQAHTNADHGTASSQTKSVDATDGSGGVNITIGAMKEGFYVTDDGPGIPEDERETLFEAGYSTSEDGSGFGLAIVDRIAEAHGWSVDVAESADGGARFEITGIEFE; this is encoded by the coding sequence ATGACATCCACACGCGACGCGATTCGGCTGTTGCACGTCGATGATGAGCCGGACTTCGCGGAGACGGCTGCCGCATTCCTTGAGCGCGAGAACAACCGTCTCCGCGTTGAAACGGCGTCAGACGCGGAAGCCGCGCTAGAACGGCTCGAAGCGTCGACGTTTGACTGTATTGTGTCGGATTACGATATGCCCGGGCGCAACGGCATCGAGTTCCTCGAAGCCGTCCGCGAGGAGTATCCTGAACTCCCGCTCATCCTGTTCACTGGAAAAGGAAGCGAGGAGGTCGCGAGTGACGCCATCTCAACCGGTGTCACCGACTATCTGCAGAAGGAGGTCGGGACAGACCAGTACACATTGCTGGCCAATCGGGTTCAGAACGCAGTGGAAGCGAGACAGACGGCGACCGAGGCCGAGCGACGGCGGCATCGGCTCGAACAGATCCTCAAGACGGTCCCGTCGTGTGTTGTGCAACTCGACCGCGACGGCCAGTTTGTCTTCGCCAACCAGCGCGCTGTCGACGTTCTCGGTCTGTCACAATCGGAATTACAAGACCGGACGTATAACGACCCGGAGTGGCAAATACGCGATCTCGACGGTACCCCGATACCGGACTCGGAGCTTCCGTTTCGGCAGGTGCTCGAAACCGGCCAGCCCCTATCCGATGCCCGGCATACGATCCACTGGCCGGACGGTACGGAGAAGGTACTCTCGGTGAACAGCGCACCGCTGTTCGACGACGACGGGGCTGTCGAAAGTGTGGTCTGTACGCTGACGGATATCACCGACAAGCGAGACCGGAAACGCGACTTACAGGAAACTGAGCGGCGACTGCAGTTGGCTCTCGAGGCCAGCAAAACGGGTGTCTGGGAGTGGGACTACGAGACAGACGAGGTCGCGTGGAGCGACACGCTCGGACGACTCATGGGCTTCGAACCCGGCGAGTTCGGCGGGACGCTGTCGGCCGTATTCGACCTGATCCATCCGGAGGACCGCGCCGAAGTTCGTGAAAAGATAGAGCGGGCAGTCGAAACGGGCGACATCTACGACGGGGAGTTCCGGATGATCGACGCTGACGGCAACGTGCAGTGGGGCTCTGTTCGGGGACAACCCATCGAAGACGACGGCAGTACACTGATGCTCGGCGTCCATCACGACATCACCAAGCACAAGCAACGTGAGCGCGACCTACGGATCATAGAGCGGCGACTTGAGGCGATTCTGGAAAACACCACGACCCCGATGTTTATGAAAGACGACGAAGGGCGGTACCTCTTCGTCAACCACGGCTATCGGGAGATGACTGGACGCACTGATGCGGAAATCGTTGGCCGTACCGACTTCGAGTTGTACCCCAAAGAGACAGCCGAGGCGGTGCGGGCAAACGACCGTGCCGTCCTGCACACTGGGCAGCCGCTAGAGGTTGAGGAGCGTATCGTTATTGATGGCGAGGCACAACAATACCTCACGACCAAGGTTCCAATATATGACACGGGTGAGCGGTCTGACCCGGATAACCCGGTCGCCGTGTTCGGCGTCGCAAGTGATATTACCGACATCCGCAAGCAAGAGCAGGAGCTACAGCGTGAACGCGACCGGCTTGCGGAGTTCGCTAGCGTCGTCAGCCACGACCTTCGCAGCCCTCTGAGCGTCGCACAGGGGCGGCTAGAACTCACCCGAACAACCGGTGATGAGAGCCATCTGGAAGGAATCGAGACTGCACTCGACCGGATGGAACGCATCATCGATGACGTGTTGCTCTTGGCTCGCCAGGGCCGGGACATCCAGGAGACAGCACCGGTCTCGCTCCATGACGCGGTCGCGGATGCCTGGGAGATGGTGTCTCAGGACGCAGCGGACGGGACGCTCGTCTTCGCCGACACTGACAAACGAGACGTAACGATTACCGCCGACCGGCCGCGCCTGTTGCAACTGCTTGAGAACCTGCTCCGGAACAGTGTCGAACACGGCTCCACACGCAGTCCGATGGGGTCCGACAACAGTGTGAAGCAAGAGTCAGCAGAGCCGCGTTCACAGGCACACACAAACGCAGACCACGGCACAGCGAGCAGCCAGACGAAGTCTGTGGACGCCACCGACGGGAGCGGGGGCGTGAACATCACTATCGGTGCCATGAAAGAGGGCTTTTATGTGACCGATGACGGTCCCGGCATCCCGGAAGACGAGCGTGAGACCCTGTTCGAGGCTGGCTACTCTACTTCCGAGGACGGCTCCGGGTTCGGGCTGGCGATCGTTGACCGCATCGCAGAGGCCCACGGCTGGTCGGTCGACGTGGCAGAGAGCGCTGACGGCGGCGCACGCTTCGAGATTACCGGTATCGAATTCGAGTAG